GAGGTCGATTGTGAAGTATATGCCCTCGGGCGTTTCCTGATCGGGCGCGTCGACAGCAATCCGCTTCAGGTCTTTCCACAGGTCCTGCAGCGTTTGGTTGAAGAGTTTCAATCTTTCGGCTAGAGGTGGCAGCCGGACATCGCACCGCTCCAGGCTCACCCGGCCATAGCCACGGTTATGCATGGCTCCGATAGGCGTCCTGCTCAGCGCTTCCTCGAGTCGCTCTATAACTCTGGTCTCTCCTTGGACGCGGCCCAGAAAGACGATGGGGCAGGAGCCTTCGCCATCGGGGCTCTTTACCTCGGGGGCCAGCGCGGAAGCCGTATAGAGCATCTCTTCGAAGGAAGCCCGCCTGTGCCGACTCAGGGCGACCCTCGTTTGGGCGTGGAAGACGGGTTCGACTGCAACGTAACTGATCTCGTCACCGTGTCTGTGTACCGAATAGAAAGATTCCTTCCATTCCATCCGTGCACGGCAGTCGTCCTGCGCGCATTCGATGGAGAATGGGACAGGAAATCTAGCACCAGCCAGCTCTAGCAGACGATATGCGAGGAACGGAATGAGCCAGTCCACGACGCCGTGCCCTCGCTTCACTTGCGAAGGCGCCTTGACGAACCCCGGGTTTGTCTTGCAAGTAACGGCGGTCAGTGGAAGGGGCAGAGCGTACTCTATCTGGTGCCAGCGAGGAGCAGGGAAGAAGTTCCATACGCGTATTCCTGCCATGGTTTCCAGGATCTCGGGGCTGGTCTTGCCTTCCCTCATCAGGTCTATAGCGAGGGCACCCCGCAAGACGCGTCCGGGCACATAGGTGCGTCCTGCCAGGAACTGGCTGTCGCCACGAACATCTCCCACCAGTAGTGGCTCCTCGGGCTTAAGGAGTAGCCACATGAGGCTTTGCCCTCCATGTTTGCCAGATAGCGACCAAGTCGTGTCGCGTGAGAG
This DNA window, taken from Dehalococcoidia bacterium, encodes the following:
- the csx10 gene encoding CRISPR-associated RAMP protein Csx10 produces the protein MWLLLKPEEPLLVGDVRGDSQFLAGRTYVPGRVLRGALAIDLMREGKTSPEILETMAGIRVWNFFPAPRWHQIEYALPLPLTAVTCKTNPGFVKAPSQVKRGHGVVDWLIPFLAYRLLELAGARFPVPFSIECAQDDCRARMEWKESFYSVHRHGDEISYVAVEPVFHAQTRVALSRHRRASFEEMLYTASALAPEVKSPDGEGSCPIVFLGRVQGETRVIERLEEALSRTPIGAMHNRGYGRVSLERCDVRLPPLAERLKLFNQTLQDLWKDLKRIAVDAPDQETPEGIYFTIDLLSPAVFSVEGVPSLRPLLIIGDTVLEPLLWVTRPDIASGWSTAWGLPKPTDLAARMGSVYVFRWEGPRDELVSALAAIEQQGIGER